The Candidatus Dependentiae bacterium genome includes a window with the following:
- a CDS encoding FKBP-type peptidyl-prolyl cis-trans isomerase, whose protein sequence is MKRLCLIIVIMIAPFLLIGCGQPTKIEQKTSNQHEGNMQMSRTKTPSGLEYEIIKEGTGASPVTGKKVTVHYTGWLDDNGKPGTKFDSSVDRGEPFVFVIGVGYVIAGWDEGVESMKVGEKRRLFIPSKLGYGARGAGRSIPPHADLIFDVELISVG, encoded by the coding sequence ATGAAAAGACTTTGTTTAATCATAGTTATTATGATTGCGCCATTTTTGCTTATTGGTTGTGGGCAACCAACGAAAATTGAACAAAAAACTAGTAATCAACACGAAGGGAATATGCAGATGAGTCGAACAAAAACCCCATCAGGATTAGAGTACGAAATTATAAAAGAGGGAACCGGAGCATCGCCTGTAACAGGAAAAAAGGTTACAGTTCATTATACCGGATGGCTTGATGACAACGGTAAACCAGGCACTAAGTTTGATAGCAGTGTTGATCGTGGTGAACCATTTGTATTTGTCATCGGTGTTGGCTATGTGATCGCAGGTTGGGATGAGGGAGTTGAATCAATGAAAGTTGGCGAAAAGCGCCGCTTATTTATTCCCTCTAAATTAGGTTACGGAGCTCGCGGTGCTGGAAGATCAATTCCGCCGCATGCTGATTTAATTTTTGATGTTGAACTTATCAGCGTTGGATAA
- the msrB gene encoding peptide-methionine (R)-S-oxide reductase MsrB — translation MLLDQKTEKATFAGGCFWCMVAPFEKLPGVISVVAGYAGGKEENPTYQDYAKKGYVEAIEVEYDAQKINYSALLDTFWRQIDPTDSGGQFADRGPHYRTVIFYRTPEQKKEAELSKNQLAASHTFENKIATEIIPFTNFYLAEQYHQQFYKKNPERYKMYAQNSGREQFLKNVWNEKQDELQKKLTPLQFDVIKCGGTEPAFNNEYWNNKEPGIYVDRISGEPLFSSLDKYDSGTGWPSFSKPLESDNVRERDDNSLSLPRREVVSAKGESHLGHVFPDGPQPTGLRYCMNSAALRFIPVKDLEKEGYGMYLSLFR, via the coding sequence ATGCTATTGGATCAAAAAACAGAGAAAGCCACATTTGCGGGTGGTTGTTTTTGGTGCATGGTTGCACCATTTGAAAAGCTGCCAGGTGTGATTTCTGTTGTTGCAGGATATGCAGGCGGAAAAGAAGAAAATCCAACGTATCAGGATTATGCAAAAAAAGGATACGTTGAAGCGATCGAAGTTGAGTATGATGCGCAGAAAATAAATTATTCAGCATTGCTTGATACCTTTTGGCGGCAAATAGATCCGACCGACTCTGGCGGGCAATTTGCAGATAGAGGGCCGCATTATAGAACGGTGATTTTTTATCGTACTCCAGAACAAAAAAAAGAGGCTGAGCTTTCAAAGAATCAACTTGCAGCTTCACACACATTTGAAAATAAAATTGCTACCGAAATTATTCCGTTTACCAATTTTTATCTTGCCGAGCAGTATCACCAGCAGTTTTACAAAAAAAATCCTGAGCGTTATAAAATGTATGCGCAAAATTCCGGGCGCGAACAATTTTTAAAAAATGTTTGGAATGAAAAACAGGATGAATTGCAAAAAAAATTAACGCCATTGCAATTCGATGTTATTAAATGCGGTGGTACCGAGCCTGCGTTCAATAACGAATATTGGAATAATAAAGAACCGGGCATTTATGTCGATCGTATTTCTGGTGAACCACTGTTTAGCTCTCTTGATAAATATGATTCAGGAACCGGATGGCCGAGTTTTAGCAAACCACTTGAATCGGATAACGTTCGTGAGCGAGACGATAATTCATTATCCCTGCCGCGGCGAGAAGTTGTGAGCGCCAAAGGTGAGTCGCATCTTGGCCACGTTTTTCCGGACGGCCCGCAACCAACCGGTTTGCGTTATTGTATGAACTCTGCTGCGCTTCGCTTCATTCCAGTAAAAGATCTTGAAAAAGAAGGGTACGGCATGTATCTTTCTCTATTTAGATGA
- a CDS encoding cellulose binding domain-containing protein, with protein sequence MGKIITKKIFLLFLTVMWQAMPVIADSPITSAFTVDASWANGYNAHIILTNDLSTPLTAWSADFDIPAGQKLGCAWNANSQLTGQHVKLTNLTDNGSLDPQQSVVVALAISNPSQTTPAILALSSQGTPKITTPPAPTNPCSFNLGAQYVVDSSWQGGYQISVTLSNNGTQPSSSWSATLQLPTGHSLSSIWNAISSVSGSTVTIKNPAWAGGGTIAPGASITVGMVINKTGTIAPGISNLVAIATIDPSLCSIPLPIPAAPVLDPITASGANYSVNWHSVANATQYILEQSSSATFANVSIAYQGSALSKAFQNQPNGTYYYRVSASNASGKSSASTTASVTINVQAPQTLDAPVLNAIQNTNGANSYSITWNAVAGAQTYQLEESSTNSFSPSVIVFNGAATSFMVSGKSNGTYYYRVKATASGVVSQPSNIASTQVNQPATSQPKKIVGYYANWSIYRTPAFYPQNINASLITHLNYAFLKHDVAGNVALFDSWADVEYRDNWNVEKPYWGNFRQIYDLKQKYPHLKTLISVGGWTLSDNFSQMAANAQARANFVSQCIAMCDQYNFDGIDIDWEYPNFAEHNGQAQDTQNFTQLLKELYQAAKAHSPQLLVTIAAPAGPNHYQDIEVSKIHNYLDWINIMCYDFAGSWDTKTGHHAPLYQPVQGEPKFNASDAVSYYESQGVPPEKIVMGIPLYGRSYANVNSTTDGLYAPFNGAGTGTTEEAGYRFFSDIKKNLLGTYTRFKENQAQAPYLFNLNNHEFITYDDEESIALKCNYIKQHNYGGAMIWELGLDTPAWDGITTIVNNLK encoded by the coding sequence ATGGGAAAAATAATAACAAAAAAAATATTTTTACTATTTCTAACAGTTATGTGGCAAGCAATGCCGGTGATAGCAGACTCTCCTATTACCAGCGCATTCACTGTAGATGCAAGTTGGGCGAACGGCTACAATGCTCACATAATTCTTACCAATGATTTGAGTACTCCATTAACCGCTTGGTCAGCAGATTTTGATATTCCAGCAGGGCAGAAGCTAGGATGTGCATGGAATGCTAACAGCCAATTAACTGGCCAGCATGTTAAGCTTACTAATCTTACTGATAATGGTTCACTCGATCCTCAACAAAGCGTGGTAGTAGCTCTTGCAATAAGCAATCCATCCCAAACGACGCCAGCGATTTTAGCACTCTCATCGCAAGGAACTCCTAAGATAACTACACCGCCTGCGCCTACAAATCCTTGTTCGTTCAATTTAGGTGCGCAATATGTTGTAGATTCTTCGTGGCAAGGTGGTTATCAAATAAGCGTAACGCTCAGCAATAATGGAACGCAGCCATCTTCATCGTGGAGCGCAACACTTCAATTGCCAACGGGGCATTCACTTAGCAGCATTTGGAATGCGATTTCTTCCGTTTCTGGAAGTACGGTAACGATAAAAAATCCTGCATGGGCCGGCGGTGGCACAATAGCGCCAGGCGCTTCAATAACGGTAGGAATGGTTATTAATAAAACAGGAACTATTGCTCCAGGAATTTCTAATCTCGTAGCGATCGCGACCATAGATCCATCTCTTTGCTCAATTCCACTACCAATTCCTGCGGCACCTGTTTTAGATCCGATAACTGCATCCGGTGCAAATTATTCTGTAAATTGGCACAGCGTTGCAAACGCAACCCAATATATTTTAGAACAATCATCTTCAGCAACTTTTGCCAATGTAAGCATTGCATATCAAGGATCTGCACTTTCAAAGGCTTTTCAAAATCAACCTAACGGCACTTATTATTATCGCGTTTCTGCATCTAATGCTTCGGGAAAAAGCAGCGCAAGCACTACTGCAAGCGTCACCATCAATGTTCAAGCACCGCAAACGCTTGATGCTCCTGTTCTGAATGCAATTCAAAACACCAATGGCGCTAATAGTTATTCTATTACATGGAACGCAGTCGCAGGCGCACAAACGTATCAATTAGAAGAATCATCAACCAACAGTTTTTCTCCAAGCGTGATTGTTTTTAATGGTGCAGCAACTTCATTCATGGTTTCTGGAAAATCAAATGGCACTTATTATTATCGCGTAAAAGCAACTGCATCGGGAGTGGTCAGCCAACCAAGCAATATCGCGAGCACGCAAGTTAACCAACCTGCGACTTCGCAACCAAAAAAAATAGTGGGTTATTATGCAAACTGGTCGATCTATAGAACTCCCGCCTTCTATCCACAAAATATAAATGCTTCGTTAATTACGCATCTTAATTATGCATTCCTTAAACATGATGTTGCAGGAAACGTCGCTCTCTTTGATTCTTGGGCCGATGTTGAATACCGCGATAATTGGAATGTAGAAAAACCATATTGGGGAAATTTTAGACAGATTTACGATCTCAAGCAAAAATATCCGCATTTAAAAACGTTAATTTCTGTCGGTGGCTGGACGCTTTCAGATAATTTCTCTCAAATGGCAGCCAATGCACAAGCGCGCGCTAATTTTGTAAGCCAATGTATTGCAATGTGCGATCAGTATAATTTTGATGGCATAGATATCGATTGGGAATATCCAAACTTTGCTGAACACAATGGCCAAGCGCAAGACACACAAAACTTCACACAGCTTTTGAAAGAATTATACCAAGCTGCTAAAGCTCATTCACCGCAACTGCTTGTAACCATTGCAGCGCCAGCTGGCCCAAATCACTATCAAGATATTGAGGTGAGCAAAATCCATAATTATTTAGATTGGATTAACATAATGTGTTACGACTTTGCAGGATCGTGGGATACAAAAACGGGCCACCATGCACCGCTTTATCAACCAGTACAAGGTGAGCCAAAATTCAACGCAAGCGATGCGGTTTCATATTATGAGTCTCAAGGAGTTCCACCTGAAAAAATAGTTATGGGAATCCCGCTTTACGGGCGCTCGTACGCAAACGTAAATTCTACGACCGATGGTCTTTATGCTCCATTCAATGGCGCGGGAACTGGAACAACTGAAGAAGCTGGGTATAGATTTTTCTCAGATATCAAAAAAAATCTTTTGGGAACTTATACACGCTTTAAAGAAAATCAGGCACAAGCGCCATATCTCTTCAATCTTAATAACCATGAATTTATTACGTACGATGATGAAGAATCTATTGCACTTAAATGTAATTATATTAAGCAGCATAATTACGGCGGCGCGATGATTTGGGAACTTGGGCTTGATACGCCCGCATGGGATGGAATAACAACGATTGTTAATAATTTAAAATAA
- a CDS encoding SET domain-containing protein, with the protein MKRIFFLSLMLNLKVFCDESHTRINEFSFVLKPSLIAGVGIFAAHDIAKGTKIVFFPEGYQHRMLPKKDIPEEFLKYCVAKTEEVWVAPHKFDHMEIAWYLNHSVDPNIKRAEPGSCYSLRDIQKGEEILINYNDFNEPENTKEEYFKPK; encoded by the coding sequence ATGAAGAGAATATTTTTTCTTTCTTTGATGTTGAACTTGAAGGTGTTTTGTGATGAATCTCACACCAGAATTAACGAATTCTCATTTGTTTTAAAGCCTTCATTAATTGCGGGCGTTGGTATCTTTGCTGCTCATGATATTGCCAAGGGAACAAAAATAGTTTTCTTTCCTGAAGGTTATCAGCATCGAATGCTACCCAAAAAAGATATTCCAGAAGAGTTTTTGAAATATTGCGTTGCAAAAACGGAAGAAGTATGGGTAGCTCCACATAAATTTGATCATATGGAAATAGCTTGGTATTTAAACCATTCTGTAGATCCTAATATCAAACGAGCTGAGCCAGGAAGTTGTTATAGCTTAAGAGATATCCAAAAGGGCGAAGAAATTCTTATTAACTATAATGATTTTAATGAGCCAGAAAATACAAAAGAAGAATATTTTAAGCCAAAATAG